The following are encoded together in the Flavihumibacter fluvii genome:
- a CDS encoding S41 family peptidase yields the protein MDKNGKDLQQKTFSKGWDLQTPYIYSNTIVYQKGADIWRFDISSNKESLLDISLQSDFDQRKPRWIKSPVNAITEADLSPNGNYASIISRGRLFVSPAKSDRWIEISRKSGIRFKAAHFINDRSMAVLSDESGEYELWKVNADGSDSSRQITRNSKTIITSYIVSPNEKFIAYTDKNDVLRIIDINNGATLFRYDSAYSGLFDLGWSTDSRFLNFTHGLANLATQVCIVDMATKKMRPITTDRLNSYNPAWSADSSWLYFISERNLKTKVGSPWGSRQPEPLYTETANIFALRLDTAAKFPFLATDSWLSDSLYNPAPKNPDEPRGKKNKKTPPPTAKTIDWTTASQSVFQVPTKSGNFNSLSIGDGFLYWLDRDELSDEFGAKLFALKIEESKKYEPIEIADKVMGYTLSGNHKKLLIFYTNKNIAIADANGQKPDADKSKLQLDNWNFVVNPQQDWKQMFVDAWLMERDYFYDRDLHKVDWLAIRKQYEPLVERITDRYELDDLLAQMVGELSALHTFVYGGEKRTSPDRIPIGLLGAQLKKTSRGLLIQHIYKSDPDFPAESSPLAKPHLHIREGDIITAVNNVSLAGSTDIAELLANKVHIPVKLSLLNSNNQPFEQVVNPCAAYEDYRLRYNEWELSNRWKVDTASNNEIGYLHLKAMSGDNMDEFVKQFYPVFTRKGLIIDVRHNFGGNIDAWVLEKLMRKAWMYWQGRTGGPSWNMHYAFRGHMVILVDQVTSSDGEAVAEGFRRLGLGKVIGMRTWGGEIWLSSSNRLVDNGIATAAEFGVYGPEGKWLIEGHGVEPDIVVDNLPFETYKGKDAQLEFALDYLQKKIKAEPVDVPKAPPHPDKSFKY from the coding sequence ATGGACAAAAACGGCAAAGACCTGCAACAAAAGACCTTCTCTAAAGGATGGGACCTCCAGACGCCTTACATCTACAGCAATACCATCGTCTACCAGAAAGGCGCCGATATCTGGCGCTTCGACATCAGCTCCAACAAAGAATCCCTGCTCGATATTTCCCTCCAGTCCGACTTCGACCAACGCAAACCGCGCTGGATCAAAAGCCCGGTGAACGCCATCACCGAAGCCGACCTTTCTCCCAATGGCAACTACGCCAGCATCATCAGCCGCGGCCGCCTCTTCGTTTCTCCCGCTAAAAGTGACCGCTGGATCGAGATCAGCCGCAAGAGTGGTATCCGTTTCAAAGCGGCCCACTTTATTAACGACCGCTCCATGGCCGTGCTCTCCGATGAAAGCGGTGAATACGAACTCTGGAAAGTGAACGCCGATGGCTCCGACAGCTCCCGCCAGATCACCCGCAATTCCAAAACCATTATCACCAGCTATATCGTTTCTCCTAACGAAAAATTTATCGCATATACAGACAAGAATGATGTGCTGCGCATCATCGACATCAATAACGGCGCTACACTGTTCCGCTACGATAGCGCCTACAGCGGCCTCTTCGACCTGGGCTGGTCCACCGACAGCCGCTTCCTGAACTTCACGCACGGTCTCGCTAACCTGGCAACCCAGGTCTGCATCGTTGACATGGCCACCAAAAAAATGCGGCCCATCACCACGGACCGCCTTAACAGCTACAACCCCGCCTGGTCGGCCGATAGCAGCTGGCTCTACTTTATTTCCGAACGCAACCTGAAAACAAAAGTTGGCTCACCCTGGGGTTCCCGGCAACCGGAACCGCTCTACACCGAAACGGCTAATATCTTCGCCCTGCGCCTGGATACCGCAGCGAAATTCCCTTTCCTGGCTACCGATTCCTGGCTCAGCGATTCCCTGTATAATCCCGCACCCAAAAATCCCGACGAGCCCAGGGGCAAAAAGAATAAAAAGACCCCGCCTCCAACTGCTAAAACCATCGACTGGACCACCGCCAGCCAATCTGTCTTCCAGGTGCCGACCAAAAGCGGCAACTTCAATAGCCTCTCTATCGGCGATGGCTTCCTCTATTGGCTCGACAGGGATGAACTTTCCGACGAATTCGGCGCTAAACTTTTTGCCCTTAAAATTGAAGAGAGCAAAAAATATGAACCCATTGAAATTGCTGACAAAGTCATGGGCTACACCCTTTCCGGCAACCATAAAAAACTGCTCATTTTCTACACCAATAAAAACATCGCCATCGCCGACGCAAACGGCCAGAAACCCGATGCCGATAAATCCAAACTTCAACTCGATAACTGGAACTTCGTGGTGAACCCGCAGCAGGACTGGAAACAAATGTTCGTCGACGCCTGGCTCATGGAACGTGATTATTTCTACGACCGCGACCTGCATAAAGTGGATTGGCTCGCGATCCGCAAACAATACGAACCCCTGGTGGAGCGCATCACCGACCGCTACGAACTGGATGACCTGCTCGCTCAAATGGTGGGCGAACTGTCAGCCCTGCATACTTTCGTATATGGTGGCGAAAAACGTACCTCGCCAGACCGGATTCCCATTGGCCTCCTCGGCGCTCAACTGAAAAAGACCAGCCGCGGCTTGCTTATCCAACACATTTATAAAAGCGATCCGGACTTCCCGGCCGAGTCCTCCCCATTGGCCAAACCGCATTTGCACATCAGGGAAGGCGACATCATTACTGCCGTGAATAATGTCTCACTGGCAGGCTCAACCGATATTGCCGAACTGCTCGCCAACAAGGTCCATATCCCGGTTAAACTCAGCCTCCTGAACAGCAACAACCAGCCTTTCGAACAGGTGGTCAATCCCTGCGCTGCCTACGAAGATTACAGATTGCGGTACAATGAATGGGAACTGTCCAACCGCTGGAAAGTTGACACGGCCAGCAATAACGAGATCGGCTACCTGCACCTCAAAGCCATGAGCGGCGATAACATGGATGAATTCGTAAAACAATTCTATCCGGTCTTCACCCGCAAGGGCCTGATCATCGACGTGCGCCATAATTTCGGCGGCAATATCGATGCCTGGGTACTGGAAAAACTCATGCGCAAAGCCTGGATGTATTGGCAGGGCCGCACCGGCGGACCTTCCTGGAACATGCATTATGCTTTCCGTGGCCATATGGTGATCCTCGTAGACCAGGTGACCTCCTCCGATGGCGAAGCCGTGGCCGAAGGTTTCCGCAGGCTCGGTTTAGGTAAAGTAATCGGCATGCGCACCTGGGGCGGTGAGATCTGGCTCAGCAGCAGCAACCGTTTGGTGGATAATGGTATCGCTACCGCTGCTGAATTCGGGGTCTATGGACCGGAAGGGAAATGGCTGATCGAAGGCCATGGCGTTGAACCGGATATCGTTGTCGATAACCTGCCTTTCGAAACCTATAAAGGGAAAGATGCGCAACTGGAATTCGCCCTCGACTACCTGCAGAAAAAGATCAAGGCCGAACCTGTTGATGTACCGAAAGCGCCACCGCATCCCGATAAATCTTTTAAATATTAA
- a CDS encoding tyrosine-type recombinase/integrase has product MPKVIAINAPALREMEQTLILKGYSASTRKTCMNEFRVFLATIKDHAVADFSVARLKVYLKYCFTELKLTEHTIHSRINALKFYYEQVLGREKFFLDVPRPMRPMELPKLLNEGELSRLFNSLDNKKHKAMLFTAYSAGLRVSEVTGTAYPTRTVQQIFSNAKHKAGILKAVGVHSLRHSFATHLLDKGVDIRYIKDILGHFNIKTTERYLHVSKKQLVNIVSPFDDLMKGGGVEW; this is encoded by the coding sequence GTGCCGAAAGTAATTGCGATAAATGCGCCGGCCCTGCGGGAAATGGAGCAGACCCTGATCTTAAAAGGGTATAGTGCCAGTACGCGGAAGACCTGTATGAATGAATTCCGGGTATTCCTGGCAACCATTAAAGACCACGCGGTGGCCGATTTTTCCGTGGCGCGGTTAAAAGTTTACCTCAAGTATTGTTTTACGGAGTTAAAGCTGACGGAGCATACGATCCACAGCCGGATCAATGCGTTGAAGTTTTATTATGAGCAGGTATTGGGGCGTGAGAAATTCTTTTTGGACGTACCGCGACCGATGCGGCCGATGGAGTTGCCGAAGTTGTTGAATGAGGGCGAGTTGTCGCGGTTGTTCAATTCACTGGACAATAAGAAGCACAAGGCGATGTTATTTACGGCTTACAGTGCCGGGTTGCGGGTGAGTGAGGTTACGGGAACGGCCTATCCCACGCGGACGGTGCAGCAGATCTTTTCGAATGCCAAGCATAAGGCCGGAATACTAAAGGCGGTGGGTGTGCACAGTTTGCGGCATAGTTTTGCAACGCATTTATTGGATAAGGGGGTAGATATCCGGTATATCAAGGATATTTTAGGGCATTTTAATATCAAGACGACAGAGCGGTACCTGCATGTAAGCAAGAAGCAGTTGGTGAATATAGTGAGTCCGTTTGATGACCTGATGAAAGGTGGCGGGGTGGAGTGGTAA
- a CDS encoding DUF4265 domain-containing protein: MTQTKDTSVKILFRFFSSVLDQWTVETMWADTVDADKGLYKLDSIPFYAPFASEDIVFAEYDETEERLTYRKTVEHSGNSTVQVVLLDTSMDINIIRNTFKDLGCISEKLNDQYFAMEIPSGKEYAPIRHKLTELEDTGIISYAEPYLAKNHWYD; this comes from the coding sequence ATGACACAGACAAAGGACACTTCCGTAAAAATTCTCTTTCGCTTCTTCAGCAGCGTTTTAGACCAATGGACAGTAGAAACAATGTGGGCGGACACAGTAGACGCCGACAAAGGGCTTTACAAACTTGACAGCATACCTTTTTATGCTCCTTTTGCTTCAGAAGACATTGTCTTTGCGGAGTATGACGAAACCGAAGAACGACTGACTTATCGTAAGACTGTTGAACATTCAGGCAATTCAACAGTACAGGTGGTACTGCTTGACACGTCAATGGACATAAATATCATTCGTAACACGTTCAAAGACCTGGGCTGCATATCTGAAAAGTTGAACGACCAATATTTTGCAATGGAAATTCCTTCTGGCAAAGAATATGCTCCAATCAGGCATAAGTTGACAGAACTTGAAGACACAGGAATTATAAGCTATGCAGAACCATACCTTGCGAAAAACCATTGGTACGACTGA
- a CDS encoding endonuclease/exonuclease/phosphatase family protein — protein MAFRKKAEFILTLKPDILIIVECEHPDKLLFKSDIPKPSDILWFGKNQNKGLAVFSYGDFRFQIHDNHNENFKMIIPIKVTGGLFDFNLFLVWAYNPDDNDGRYITQVWKAITHYDELLTNKPTMFIGDFNSNKIWDNKMHRFGSHSSVVKQLEEKRIFSTYHFQHLQAQGTEEHPTFYMYRHKDKPYHIDYCFVSSDMLDKLQSVDIGEYDYWIKHSDHVPLIVKFDID, from the coding sequence ATGGCTTTCAGAAAAAAAGCAGAGTTTATTCTGACTCTTAAGCCAGATATTTTAATTATTGTAGAATGCGAGCATCCAGACAAATTACTTTTCAAGAGTGATATACCAAAACCATCAGACATTTTATGGTTCGGAAAAAATCAGAATAAAGGACTTGCGGTATTTTCTTATGGCGACTTTCGATTTCAAATTCACGACAACCACAACGAGAACTTTAAAATGATAATTCCAATTAAAGTTACAGGCGGACTTTTTGATTTTAACTTATTTCTAGTTTGGGCGTACAACCCAGATGACAACGACGGAAGATACATAACTCAAGTTTGGAAAGCTATAACTCACTATGATGAATTATTGACTAACAAACCGACAATGTTTATTGGGGACTTTAATAGCAATAAAATTTGGGACAATAAAATGCACAGATTTGGTAGTCATTCAAGTGTTGTAAAGCAATTGGAAGAAAAAAGAATTTTTAGCACCTATCATTTTCAGCACCTTCAGGCACAGGGAACTGAGGAGCATCCGACATTTTATATGTATCGACACAAGGACAAGCCATATCACATTGACTATTGTTTCGTTTCTAGCGACATGTTGGACAAATTGCAATCTGTAGACATTGGCGAGTATGACTACTGGATAAAGCATAGCGACCATGTTCCACTGATAGTTAAATTTGACATTGATTGA
- a CDS encoding restriction endonuclease: MTPPDYLNLTPEEFELTVFEFLKDVGSKFDKFEIVHNSIETSHDGAYQIDIKANFEALGSNIKVLIECKKHNSPIKREVVQILRDKLQSLGAQKGIIFSTAKFQSGSIEYAEQHGIALIRIIEGKYSYETKSLDKSNVNYPVDLPKYVGEYIYNVTENGYTQYNLSPGWTDGLLEFLQK, translated from the coding sequence ATGACGCCGCCCGATTATTTAAACTTAACACCCGAAGAATTTGAGCTAACGGTTTTTGAATTCCTAAAAGATGTTGGTTCAAAATTTGACAAATTCGAAATAGTTCATAATTCAATTGAAACCTCACACGACGGGGCATATCAAATAGATATAAAGGCAAATTTTGAAGCTTTAGGCAGTAATATTAAAGTTCTAATTGAATGCAAGAAACACAATTCACCAATAAAGAGAGAAGTTGTACAAATCTTGAGAGATAAGTTGCAATCGTTGGGAGCACAGAAAGGAATTATTTTTTCAACCGCAAAATTTCAATCTGGTTCTATTGAATATGCTGAGCAACATGGAATCGCATTAATAAGGATTATTGAAGGTAAGTATAGTTATGAGACAAAATCACTTGACAAGTCAAATGTTAATTATCCAGTCGACCTTCCTAAATATGTTGGTGAATACATTTATAATGTAACAGAAAACGGTTATACCCAATATAACTTGTCACCAGGTTGGACTGATGGATTGCTTGAGTTCTTACAAAAATGA
- a CDS encoding alpha/beta hydrolase, with the protein MKNKLFILTVLVFLIGLVQVQAQQVIRLYSGKAPGSENWTWKEQNLGGYLRDVTDPTLTAFVPSNPNGIAVIIAPGGGFHYLVYELEGTAVAKKLNEKGITAFVFKYRLVHEDPVHPYYNKMMETKNFKMLDSVSTPVIKLALQDALTALKYVRQHAAEYKIDSDKIGFMGSSAGGTVAMSVTYNALDESRPNFVAVLYAYANAIIGSKVPSVRTPIFIACASDDEFGFAAHNVQIYSKWLEANQPAELYMYERGGHGFIMKKQNLPCDKWLERFTDWLLMQYP; encoded by the coding sequence ATGAAGAATAAGCTTTTTATATTAACAGTTCTTGTCTTTCTCATCGGACTTGTACAGGTGCAGGCACAACAAGTTATTCGGCTGTATTCTGGAAAAGCTCCCGGTTCTGAAAACTGGACCTGGAAAGAGCAAAATTTGGGAGGTTATCTAAGAGATGTAACGGATCCGACTTTAACGGCTTTTGTTCCTTCAAACCCAAATGGTATTGCTGTTATTATTGCACCGGGCGGCGGTTTTCATTACCTCGTTTATGAGCTTGAAGGGACTGCGGTCGCAAAGAAATTAAATGAAAAAGGAATAACTGCCTTCGTATTTAAATATCGGTTGGTGCACGAAGACCCCGTTCATCCGTACTATAACAAAATGATGGAAACAAAGAATTTTAAAATGCTAGATTCGGTGAGTACACCCGTAATAAAACTCGCACTTCAGGATGCATTAACCGCTCTTAAGTATGTCCGCCAACATGCAGCAGAATACAAAATTGATTCTGACAAAATAGGCTTCATGGGCTCTTCTGCTGGGGGAACTGTTGCGATGTCAGTCACCTACAATGCTTTGGACGAGAGCCGCCCAAATTTTGTGGCAGTTCTTTATGCTTATGCCAATGCTATAATCGGTTCCAAAGTCCCATCTGTGAGGACACCCATCTTTATTGCTTGTGCCAGTGATGACGAATTCGGTTTTGCCGCCCACAATGTTCAAATCTATTCCAAATGGTTAGAGGCTAATCAACCTGCAGAATTGTACATGTACGAAAGAGGAGGGCACGGGTTTATAATGAAAAAGCAAAATCTTCCGTGTGATAAATGGTTAGAAAGATTTACAGATTGGCTTTTAATGCAATATCCTTAA
- the rsgA gene encoding ribosome small subunit-dependent GTPase A, protein MTLEDLGYNDKLEAFRIEHDLTNFDVGRVVSEHRERYIVRTIKRELESEITGNMRFAAKSREDFPAVGDWVSLATYTSDFAIIYKILPRWSVIKRQAVGQFGEIQIIATNIDYAFLVQAVDRDFNINRLERYLTICYSSKVSPVIILTKTDLITEPQLAELLDRLKSRIKHVPFIAVSNETKNGYEAINSFIKRGKTYCMLGSSGVGKSTLLNNLSGETLMKTDSISTSTNKGKHITSHRELIILENGGILIDNPGMREVGIADTAGGLEITFKEIIKLSKDCKFKDCTHTNELGCRVIEAVEKGEIDIAFYENYLKMEKEKAYFESTIAERRKKDKDFGKMIKNFKKDANRKK, encoded by the coding sequence ATGACATTAGAAGATTTAGGATATAATGATAAACTTGAAGCATTCAGAATTGAACACGACCTAACCAATTTTGATGTTGGAAGAGTTGTCTCGGAACATAGGGAGCGATATATTGTCAGAACAATTAAAAGAGAATTGGAAAGCGAGATAACTGGTAATATGCGATTTGCTGCAAAAAGCCGCGAAGATTTTCCAGCTGTAGGTGATTGGGTTTCGCTGGCAACATATACATCTGATTTTGCCATCATTTATAAAATACTACCGAGATGGTCGGTTATTAAAAGACAGGCTGTGGGACAATTTGGAGAGATTCAGATTATTGCAACAAATATTGATTATGCATTTTTAGTGCAAGCTGTTGACAGAGATTTTAATATCAACAGACTCGAAAGGTATCTGACAATCTGTTATTCATCTAAAGTCAGTCCCGTAATTATATTGACCAAAACTGATTTAATAACTGAACCCCAGCTTGCTGAACTTTTAGACAGGTTAAAATCACGGATTAAACATGTTCCTTTTATTGCGGTAAGTAATGAAACGAAGAACGGATATGAAGCAATAAATTCATTTATAAAAAGGGGAAAAACCTATTGTATGCTTGGTTCTTCTGGTGTTGGAAAATCCACCTTGTTGAATAATCTTTCTGGCGAAACCCTGATGAAAACCGATAGTATAAGTACTAGTACAAACAAAGGAAAACACATTACAAGCCACAGGGAACTAATTATACTTGAAAATGGTGGTATCTTAATTGATAACCCCGGAATGAGAGAAGTAGGTATTGCTGATACAGCTGGCGGTCTTGAAATTACCTTTAAGGAAATTATCAAACTTTCTAAAGATTGTAAATTTAAAGATTGCACTCATACCAATGAGCTTGGCTGCCGTGTTATTGAAGCTGTTGAAAAAGGAGAAATAGATATCGCCTTTTACGAAAATTATCTTAAAATGGAAAAAGAGAAAGCCTATTTTGAGTCAACAATTGCAGAGAGACGGAAAAAAGATAAAGACTTCGGAAAAATGATTAAGAATTTCAAAAAGGACGCAAATAGAAAAAAGTGA
- a CDS encoding bestrophin family protein, producing the protein MYIKRYYSLWMTVVWSKKSLLYGLLYSAIIILVYEITKINFALPWQPISVIGVAVAFFLSFKNNSSYDRTWEARKIWGKVINDSRTFATAVLTMPVQDTSHEWKKSTIHRHLAWLLALKHNMRKVRTWEHNGPIDKLVFTPSFRKECEDGMEPEISQYLSACELNDLRKFSNIPTQILKNQSVELERLYNDGQLSEYKHVWLHQLIGNFYDLQGMTERIKNFPFPRQYASTGLWILYIFCALIPFGLLDIFEQSQELHHWLTIPFSTIIIWLFFLVDRIGDYSENPFEAAYNDVPISSISRAIEIDLREMLGETNIPPVYAAENGFLM; encoded by the coding sequence ATGTATATAAAACGTTATTACAGCCTGTGGATGACAGTGGTGTGGTCGAAGAAATCGTTACTATACGGGCTGCTTTATTCCGCTATTATCATACTAGTGTATGAGATTACTAAAATTAATTTTGCCTTGCCATGGCAGCCCATTTCTGTTATCGGTGTTGCCGTTGCCTTTTTCCTGAGTTTTAAAAATAACAGTTCGTACGATCGCACCTGGGAGGCCAGAAAAATATGGGGTAAGGTGATTAACGACAGTCGCACCTTTGCAACAGCCGTGCTCACGATGCCCGTGCAGGACACCAGCCACGAGTGGAAGAAGAGCACGATTCACCGCCACCTGGCCTGGCTACTGGCCCTGAAGCATAATATGCGAAAGGTGAGAACATGGGAACACAACGGCCCCATTGATAAACTGGTATTCACGCCCAGTTTCAGGAAAGAATGCGAGGATGGAATGGAGCCCGAGATCTCGCAATATCTCTCTGCCTGTGAGCTCAACGATCTCAGGAAATTCTCGAACATACCCACACAGATTTTGAAGAACCAGAGTGTGGAATTAGAGCGCTTGTACAACGATGGCCAACTTTCAGAATACAAACATGTGTGGCTTCACCAACTGATCGGCAACTTCTACGATCTGCAGGGCATGACAGAGCGGATTAAAAATTTTCCATTTCCGCGGCAGTACGCTTCCACCGGGCTATGGATACTATATATTTTTTGTGCGCTCATTCCATTCGGGTTGCTGGATATATTTGAGCAATCACAGGAATTGCACCATTGGCTCACCATACCTTTTTCAACCATCATTATCTGGTTGTTTTTCCTGGTAGACAGGATAGGGGACTACTCCGAAAATCCCTTTGAGGCTGCCTATAACGATGTCCCTATTTCCTCCATATCCCGGGCTATAGAAATTGATTTGCGGGAGATGCTGGGCGAAACCAACATCCCGCCTGTTTATGCTGCGGAAAATGGTTTTTTGATGTAG
- a CDS encoding ligand-binding sensor domain-containing protein, whose amino-acid sequence MDKKIKLIYLILILTLNFSCVEKKSTEKEINKPELLATSKTDTLKFTSGIRAIHQDSKGNYWIGSHNEGVSFYNGKYFEYFTSNEGLSDNQIRSIQEDKNGKIWIGTAKGASVYENGTFTNYSTKTTEPKYEWNKTNGDLWFYAGEEDGINRFDGINMNYLIFPKPKNKNPDNSFGVTDISESKDGKIWIATYAALFNYDGKMVNIFDHKNLKLNDNDLLHIRSVLADSKGRIWIGNNGIGVLLMEGNTIINFSEKNNLIQLTSTRRGDKSQPGTLEHIFAIEEDSEGNIWFGDRDTGAWKYDGKNVTNYIIDSKLTSPMIWTIYKDNNNNLLFGMAEGNIFKFNGKTFEKQF is encoded by the coding sequence ATGGACAAAAAAATAAAATTGATTTACCTAATACTCATTTTGACACTGAACTTTTCTTGCGTTGAAAAGAAATCAACAGAAAAAGAAATCAACAAGCCTGAATTGTTGGCGACTTCAAAAACCGACACCTTAAAATTTACTTCGGGAATACGTGCTATCCATCAAGACAGCAAGGGCAATTATTGGATTGGAAGTCATAATGAGGGTGTAAGCTTTTATAATGGGAAATATTTTGAATACTTTACAAGTAATGAAGGTTTATCCGACAATCAAATTCGTTCAATTCAAGAAGACAAGAATGGAAAAATCTGGATTGGAACTGCAAAAGGAGCAAGTGTGTATGAGAATGGAACTTTTACTAATTATTCGACAAAAACCACTGAACCAAAATATGAATGGAATAAAACCAATGGGGATTTATGGTTTTATGCAGGCGAAGAAGACGGAATAAATCGTTTTGATGGAATAAATATGAACTATTTAATTTTTCCAAAACCCAAAAATAAAAATCCTGACAATTCTTTTGGTGTAACTGATATATCGGAGTCTAAAGATGGTAAAATTTGGATTGCAACTTATGCTGCACTATTCAACTATGATGGTAAAATGGTGAATATATTTGACCATAAAAACTTAAAACTTAATGATAATGACCTTTTGCATATAAGAAGCGTATTAGCAGATTCAAAAGGACGAATTTGGATAGGAAATAACGGAATAGGTGTTTTGCTAATGGAAGGCAACACGATCATTAATTTTTCTGAAAAGAATAATTTAATCCAATTAACAAGTACAAGAAGAGGAGATAAATCACAACCAGGTACACTTGAACACATCTTTGCTATTGAAGAAGATTCAGAAGGCAATATTTGGTTTGGAGATAGAGATACAGGAGCCTGGAAATATGACGGGAAGAATGTTACAAACTATATTATCGACAGCAAACTTACGTCCCCAATGATTTGGACAATTTATAAAGACAATAATAACAATTTGCTTTTTGGAATGGCAGAAGGAAATATTTTTAAGTTTAACGGAAAGACATTTGAAAAACAATTTTAA
- a CDS encoding lipocalin-like domain-containing protein produces the protein MKRLYLFLLLVMTVTSSSFGQSKIKTNKPKIATTQLEKLIGTWRLIEFSDLDSATSRWTYRYGKNPKGYFTYTKSGIVNLNISAETPFKISEDSAKNYNINLLSWVDHISVGYFGTYTVDFNKSIVTHHVKGGSLPWYIDTDQRRPFILKGDTLIIGDNKTWKRVLVKEG, from the coding sequence ATGAAAAGATTGTATTTATTCTTGTTATTAGTAATGACAGTAACTTCTAGTTCGTTTGGACAAAGTAAAATCAAAACAAATAAGCCTAAAATTGCAACGACACAACTTGAGAAATTAATTGGCACTTGGAGATTAATCGAATTTTCAGATTTAGACTCGGCAACCTCACGGTGGACATATCGATATGGGAAAAATCCAAAAGGGTATTTTACATACACAAAATCCGGCATTGTTAATCTTAACATTTCTGCGGAAACACCTTTTAAAATTTCAGAAGATTCTGCCAAAAATTATAATATTAATTTGCTCTCCTGGGTAGATCATATTTCAGTAGGATATTTTGGAACATACACAGTTGATTTCAATAAATCTATTGTGACACATCACGTAAAGGGTGGCTCTTTACCTTGGTACATTGACACTGACCAACGGAGACCATTTATTTTAAAAGGTGACACATTAATCATTGGCGACAACAAAACATGGAAACGAGTTCTTGTAAAAGAGGGCTAA
- a CDS encoding alpha/beta fold hydrolase has protein sequence MNIFKRWLAFIILNLAVGSCSTPAKRKLPSHQVTFLNGSSNNKLEVLDWGGTGRPILFLTGLGNTAHVFDDFAPRFTDAFHVYGLTRRGFGSSIQTSEGYDTKTLSSDILAIIDSLDLNKVILIGHSIAGNEISKFASSYPGRSEKVVYLDAAYDYASPVFGSLIANEPQPPKATTEDSSSLEHLSNYYQKVMGISFPEDEWKQSFVFSKEGKYLKNLTPDSIPGAIIKGVEHPDYVNITCPALAIYAVQTSAKKMFTFYEKLDSLEKMRSDTLVFSFRSFSHEEQARFKREVPDGTVKLLIDAKHAVFISNPVETEKMIREFLK, from the coding sequence ATGAACATATTCAAACGTTGGTTGGCTTTTATTATACTAAATTTAGCTGTAGGTTCTTGTTCCACGCCTGCAAAGAGAAAACTTCCTTCTCATCAGGTAACGTTTTTAAACGGAAGTAGCAATAATAAACTTGAAGTATTGGATTGGGGCGGAACGGGTAGGCCCATACTATTTCTTACCGGACTTGGGAATACTGCCCATGTTTTTGATGATTTTGCCCCTAGGTTTACAGATGCCTTTCATGTGTATGGTTTAACACGCAGAGGATTTGGCTCGTCTATCCAGACGTCAGAAGGCTATGATACAAAAACGCTGTCTAGCGATATCCTGGCCATTATAGACAGCCTGGATCTGAATAAAGTTATTCTGATTGGACATTCCATAGCTGGAAATGAAATTTCAAAGTTTGCCTCATCTTATCCCGGCAGGTCAGAAAAAGTGGTATATCTTGATGCTGCTTACGATTATGCCTCTCCTGTTTTTGGCAGTCTCATCGCTAATGAGCCGCAACCTCCAAAGGCAACGACAGAAGACTCTTCCTCCCTTGAACATTTAAGTAATTATTATCAAAAGGTAATGGGTATCTCATTTCCAGAGGATGAATGGAAGCAAAGTTTTGTCTTTTCCAAAGAGGGAAAGTATTTGAAAAACCTAACCCCAGATTCCATTCCAGGAGCTATCATAAAGGGCGTTGAACATCCCGATTATGTTAATATTACTTGTCCGGCATTAGCTATATACGCTGTTCAAACCTCGGCAAAAAAAATGTTTACTTTCTATGAAAAGCTGGATTCTTTAGAGAAAATGAGGTCCGACACCTTGGTTTTTTCCTTTAGAAGTTTTTCCCATGAAGAACAAGCCCGCTTTAAAAGGGAAGTTCCTGATGGAACAGTTAAATTGCTTATTGATGCTAAACATGCTGTCTTTATTTCAAATCCTGTGGAAACTGAAAAAATGATCAGGGAATTTTTGAAATGA